From the Bdellovibrio reynosensis genome, one window contains:
- a CDS encoding response regulator: MDANKSKILILEDDQTIGVALKEVLARAGYSVFLATRPDEANSILTSNTNIEFLFCDCLLPQMTGLDFIKQVRGNYPNLRFKVVLMSGIYTDKSFIQEASQATGAVAFLKKPFEMEQVLKLVKKEEAPKREEVGARKLLYQMFANPTVTNRQKRKVIESIEEVSGFDLPFLYSLLAETKSSGYLNIYNADGSVSGISFCNGTIVGVDVDDKTTFLGEMLIQSGYATPKDVQTALRDKNNRRIGNYLIQNNQLSPHAFDLILMEQMNIRLVRTIVDQKIRVNFASAEVEMSSPSIDADSLSYYLHDWIASKLSVSWLKSLYVMWSGNVIVKSPTFREDHPALSMSLIKTLEGLTVKLNNQMTLSQLLDVKGYSEVAVYKAIHFLLTKGLIVFAQRAAFANPQEQLKVLKKIWAELESKNGYDIVSYMETGSGGTSLDGALQDFMTLIGDQPQDTASELYQVWNNIKKIAEESVAMAKDSSKIDQYRQASKKTEAEAKLRAASLMEDVKKALQYNQYAKALEHLAEIAKLNPQMQQLHVYSSWAKLGALDPAKKVFQMKEIELELMQVPPDERYDTLFPFVIGLFNKAKGDVVAARKSFEKSVALDPSFIPARREISLLSAANKKQDVFNMDLKQVVSGFFKKK; this comes from the coding sequence GTGGACGCTAATAAATCAAAGATTCTGATATTAGAAGATGACCAAACGATCGGCGTGGCTTTAAAAGAAGTTCTTGCCCGAGCGGGTTATAGCGTCTTTCTTGCGACTCGTCCTGATGAAGCCAACTCGATATTAACATCTAATACCAATATTGAATTCCTTTTCTGTGACTGTCTTCTTCCACAAATGACAGGTCTGGATTTCATTAAGCAGGTTCGCGGCAATTACCCGAACTTGCGCTTTAAAGTCGTTTTAATGAGCGGTATCTATACCGATAAAAGCTTCATCCAAGAAGCGTCTCAAGCGACAGGGGCGGTTGCATTCTTAAAGAAACCATTTGAGATGGAACAAGTTCTAAAACTTGTTAAAAAAGAAGAAGCGCCAAAACGTGAAGAAGTCGGCGCCAGAAAACTTCTTTATCAAATGTTCGCAAATCCCACAGTGACCAATCGCCAAAAACGGAAGGTGATTGAATCCATCGAAGAAGTGAGCGGTTTTGACTTACCATTTTTATATTCCTTATTGGCAGAAACAAAGAGCAGTGGATATTTAAATATCTACAATGCTGATGGTTCTGTTTCCGGTATTTCATTCTGTAATGGCACGATCGTCGGCGTAGACGTTGATGATAAAACAACATTCCTAGGTGAGATGTTGATTCAAAGTGGTTACGCGACACCTAAAGACGTGCAAACGGCTTTGCGTGACAAGAACAATCGCCGCATTGGTAATTACTTAATTCAAAACAATCAGCTAAGCCCCCACGCGTTTGATTTGATCCTGATGGAACAAATGAACATCCGCTTGGTTAGAACGATCGTAGATCAAAAGATCCGCGTGAATTTCGCCTCTGCAGAAGTAGAGATGAGCAGCCCCAGCATTGACGCTGACAGCTTGTCTTATTACTTGCATGACTGGATCGCTTCAAAACTTTCAGTAAGCTGGTTAAAGTCTTTATATGTAATGTGGTCGGGGAACGTGATCGTAAAAAGTCCAACCTTCCGCGAAGATCATCCTGCATTAAGCATGAGCTTGATTAAGACGCTAGAAGGTTTAACGGTAAAGTTAAACAATCAAATGACTTTAAGTCAGCTTTTAGATGTTAAAGGATACAGTGAAGTAGCTGTTTATAAAGCGATCCACTTCCTATTAACAAAAGGTCTAATCGTTTTTGCTCAAAGAGCTGCTTTCGCAAATCCGCAAGAGCAATTGAAAGTATTAAAGAAAATCTGGGCAGAACTAGAAAGCAAAAACGGATACGACATCGTATCGTACATGGAAACAGGTTCTGGTGGCACATCTCTAGACGGCGCCCTCCAAGACTTCATGACATTAATCGGTGATCAACCCCAAGATACAGCGTCAGAGCTATATCAAGTATGGAACAATATTAAAAAAATCGCCGAAGAATCTGTAGCCATGGCAAAAGATTCGAGCAAAATCGACCAGTACCGCCAAGCTTCGAAAAAAACAGAAGCCGAAGCAAAACTAAGAGCCGCTTCATTAATGGAAGACGTTAAAAAAGCATTGCAATACAACCAATACGCAAAGGCTTTAGAACACTTAGCGGAAATCGCTAAACTAAATCCACAAATGCAACAGTTACACGTCTACAGCTCATGGGCAAAACTAGGCGCTCTAGATCCAGCAAAAAAAGTATTTCAAATGAAAGAAATCGAATTGGAACTAATGCAAGTCCCACCAGACGAGCGTTACGACACACTATTCCCATTCGTCATCGGCCTATTCAATAAAGCAAAAGGAGATGTGGTAGCAGCACGCAAATCTTTCGAAAAAAGCGTAGCCTTAGACCCATCCTTCATCCCTGCACGAAGAGAAATCTCTCTGTTGTCAGCGGCAAACAAAAAACAAGACGTCTTCAACATGGACCTAAAACAAGTCGTCTCTGGTTTCTTCAAGAAAAAATAA
- a CDS encoding ATP/GTP-binding protein, whose product MKSYVKIAITGGPSGGKTTLIEALKKELGQKCALVPEAASILYRGGFPRSKGDLGLICAQRAIYFTQKELEHLICETSQKPLIVCDRGSLDAIAYWPDSEEHFFKNIQSNRDAELARYDWVIHLDTAAEDFYDTTNSIRTETFQEAWDLNDKIAKAWEGHPHRVVITHNEDFLSKMTTSLSVIRAIMAHKSADEINREILP is encoded by the coding sequence ATGAAATCCTACGTAAAAATAGCAATTACTGGCGGTCCTTCGGGCGGAAAAACCACTCTTATTGAAGCTCTGAAAAAAGAACTTGGCCAAAAATGCGCGCTTGTTCCAGAAGCTGCCAGTATTTTGTATCGCGGAGGTTTCCCACGCAGCAAAGGTGATCTGGGTCTGATTTGCGCCCAACGTGCCATCTATTTTACGCAAAAAGAACTTGAACACTTGATATGCGAAACTAGCCAAAAACCTTTGATCGTTTGCGACCGTGGATCATTAGATGCAATCGCCTACTGGCCAGATAGCGAAGAGCATTTTTTTAAAAACATCCAAAGTAATAGGGATGCCGAGCTTGCAAGATATGACTGGGTTATTCATCTAGACACCGCCGCCGAAGATTTTTACGACACAACAAACTCCATTCGCACTGAAACTTTTCAAGAAGCGTGGGATTTGAATGATAAGATTGCTAAAGCTTGGGAAGGTCACCCTCATCGCGTAGTGATCACCCACAATGAAGACTTTCTTTCTAAAATGACGACATCATTATCAGTGATTCGCGCGATCATGGCGCACAAATCCGCTGATGAAATCAATCGGGAGATTTTGCCGTGA